One Parachlamydia sp. AcF125 DNA segment encodes these proteins:
- a CDS encoding DUF3638 domain-containing protein, with product MKSVSRKKDHLNASLNCIAPTVKNKNFWIRPIVQTCSTISLYLKRIFYLILYREWHNNQSALKIVRYYSYKAKAAEKTPEKIKKVEAIFQKLSLLKKDKQLKLKGLNLSLLQASQANEAGGTTLKFPRIKKMPTITARELFHIHGNAFGANNNSLEGSTLQTTLSYLQLFFTKRQSQGLPCYGLTEDHLRQLADAVELARDFKKHSLAKITTAFEHQKRLLLPGGWTGLPAGHAMCYEIIPTSYQQATVRVFNLGAGSEKHFRALVGNKVKTLPYVDFVGVSKEALTDPHTLQALYELLTYALLPEDESQKTKYGTEDIYTGIISLLKPDKMNYPENPPALDLLKTPQRAGVCSMRSPLVFLSTCMPKKAYKQFICDLRMQSLCDYISQVQDRALTNANWRLLEKSQTNLSKRIAKNLKNSILDEQYALSSAAKLTKISHFLKGKRDQALCSQTASANDNPGFEIRSVHLPKDLSTPLHLLANEQNKPVSQSYSFVFHAVNQLDSKDLTRSLPVLIQLAEEAKGRQEYLALHHALIHFFSKIPVLDTYQLTETEYKQLLTHLGKISETFFETCFRVPNPERIHPERLNVLLKILYMQKRLIGFEGNLDLGCLRSSSPKDSLLQPFFFKILDFELQREFYNTLSFFDSSAVEHCWGKMRLDFYPNGAFTNQLPKLFPEISKELAKENAQFLCLNEIGQAACIYASDKLPEWFKSFRNTHLYFLYLSHGEAINPPTDKLDCSISFDLTHSSHESIVKFSIKGISEDKFQEPNFQKNKEYFENLVRPIQNPELKKITDSFLTRKYSKESELLSDHVNKHFEGVSDELYKMLRHIHIHPHLQISETLAYFEKNPSKLHDPDYQVLLEIFFFQGKLLAKEIQLQGFVGLLGNFLRRNYQSACDKNAIQTAVFILKMRRLCQDYLRDDPIFGYEHPLYADTFDDLKSLLRHENLSVEEKSVIHAEIVSLLSRKQDLDQQSIKDLLIGSCYLQRYPVPVKWMCPETDKNVLSAIHIHAYSIKEFFLKKEKKEISAFLSILLKEVLGMEEINNWNAIRQPGEFPYFESNDGTRILYHPLISRFYIKNEELILPIEIREHVHFRQLFGSVKRGIQRANGIYELHLTNGNPTFIRLQNRQLIIEQQRHQKWYRFIPQESLRDENGKSSFFSHHLARNFQHWLPLSDSSQLDLVHPQTGKTTYQAHLSNDCINRIFNLEQKTALHSPSDRVRHFENKDYIQEWYSKKWYSKNICTQIELPRFGLNFERYLKTGKLVCSLFKEQGFYLAKKQYSPFLGAYKNALILKNAQGARKVVIPYHFFKKQEDDKLESLKPKYSLEQNISNALPSGQKFFTYDVNKEGELKALSKKANFFLAYVLAGVGEYATAAKYLKKYGTKLSAYTEEEKELLLHLTTLGDLIGDMDGNAVALRLYAHYLLIKNGADHNQPVTKNALSSFPACYNTYLMKYHHATELKLNRYEELFVLKYLLKQNYDPLQFVRLNELDSAYAQTYVIPPKENPKNSFCSPHSFKRMFSSKFSKEHKTFDIQTALITQINVYIQSSFNQIYEMARNGSLQEKKWLKVALQFYKNEKTNWKALIECVINFAEKFTPFEKTQAWWQSMLETADQLAKDALNSEIAKECPPDIPHLTPPDFKLDVELEKISAIHPTYAVPKLPLFKTECEREKCFKQAKIQETGDQNLKNWLEAEALHPSSPEPLYHQKFAQLSQELKQFKPEQPFQYTLDKKGIKSIEQILNRGKAEAKEQLQRLKVKIAEIANTRSSNAFQKVLEQHLLLAGEQKALTLDELMVCFGRKDTASLLKKNPGLDAQVIETLFKLVGEYLAIQTKEQQRQRASALLKQAKACKPSEEKKELTQQLATALLETRQYNPNAHPAYLVFEYYANICLRQAQVQKLAKFLEAGDLNPIMEMIMGSGKSKVLLPLLSLLRADRNTLSTLIVPTPLFKSVATDTQTILSETFAMPLRALHFDRSTTFSVHSLQTILDDLRRVQKERECLIMTSKSLECFILKFMERCHYFIPKGEFPEELKIMAEILSLLATNSHPLIDEADTVLNVLHEVCFSIGEKQAHNKDAIVTISLLLELLFTDPELKALGQLDSDPQPDSQAPIFTEELYHQKIKALLAEKFVERLENTLFDTNSTTHNIQNFLKSLDRTQKNLVLAYLCREPSHIFSAQNFYDAQQDDVKNILALAAEEVSSFLPHTLSKGINKKYGLDLESQSSIAIPYSAANTPSKGSQFANPFITMNYTFQYYAKENVSEAIIMQEIERLQIKAMHEMKDSPHLTLEKTDAWKTFCKIRGPLTTPLFNLNQLHIQQLTQHVNASIPQKNTFVMHAILPQLEIFSHKISCNPHNLIGLFKKNLSGFTGTLWNSQSMHSKLNPEAEVGTDIKTIKLLHQHSLNEVYVIKEGSTAEMLAELERQKIKFDLMSDAGGYFKEGGNAAIAKTLARKNGNPVVFYNRKNEQVETDGEREIPLNESKTSLDKRQTFLDQSHTTGADVPQKMGAIGIVTLDQNMLLRDLLQAAWRLRGLENKAQRVKFVLTEEVESIIQQKLQIAHKPTFCDILRFTILNQAKQQGNDNFKALRQELEQAFQSILLDALIDMTYSEEEKKLLFNYLQKTWIQEDNAPPKNLYGTISREEDSTLVRQTVERDYLEKIQTLFSNFPFLEQKGLSCEVIETSIKQICKKHQHSLAAKVLVPIRSIDSDQTAEREQETEIENELEVQAQKERENIQLGRIESFLGIFPLKMLELHFSAIPGDVLSSRTPIPRPYMAPYFEMKDYCPYDPILKDYAEAFEGISISINAIEWYEVHPAIKDFKLLGNHRVPFHYVQVIEGQAVILSQDDVRDEKNEKNNLYRLGLGYYDQSRPVPKDLLKKIVKIEFLNGESSYSEEKQKILREWFAEQGVEKMQMLFQKHILAGFPDKTAAYAHSHLQKIFREMSS from the coding sequence ATGAAATCGGTCTCGCGCAAAAAAGATCACCTGAATGCTTCGTTAAATTGCATCGCTCCAACTGTCAAAAACAAAAACTTTTGGATTCGTCCAATAGTCCAAACTTGTTCAACTATTTCCCTTTACCTTAAGCGTATTTTTTATTTAATCCTTTATCGAGAGTGGCATAACAACCAAAGCGCCCTCAAAATTGTAAGGTATTACTCTTATAAGGCCAAAGCGGCAGAAAAAACCCCTGAAAAAATAAAAAAAGTCGAAGCAATTTTTCAAAAACTTTCGCTTTTAAAAAAAGATAAGCAGCTCAAATTAAAGGGTCTTAATCTTTCTTTGCTGCAAGCCAGCCAAGCTAATGAGGCAGGCGGAACAACGCTCAAATTTCCGCGCATAAAAAAAATGCCAACCATTACTGCGCGAGAACTTTTTCATATTCACGGCAATGCTTTTGGGGCAAATAACAATTCTCTTGAGGGTTCTACCCTCCAAACCACGCTCAGCTATTTGCAGCTTTTTTTCACAAAGCGCCAATCGCAAGGGCTACCCTGCTACGGTTTAACAGAGGATCATTTGCGCCAGCTTGCCGATGCGGTCGAACTGGCCCGCGATTTTAAAAAGCATAGCTTAGCCAAAATCACGACCGCCTTTGAACATCAAAAACGCTTATTGCTCCCGGGCGGATGGACGGGTTTACCTGCTGGCCATGCGATGTGCTATGAAATTATTCCCACCTCTTATCAACAAGCAACCGTGAGAGTCTTTAACCTAGGAGCCGGCTCTGAGAAGCATTTTCGTGCGCTTGTCGGAAATAAAGTTAAAACTCTACCTTATGTCGATTTTGTGGGAGTTTCGAAAGAAGCTCTCACCGATCCCCACACTTTACAAGCTCTCTACGAGCTTTTAACTTATGCTCTTCTTCCGGAAGATGAAAGCCAAAAAACAAAATATGGCACTGAAGATATTTATACCGGGATCATATCTTTATTAAAGCCAGATAAAATGAATTATCCGGAGAACCCTCCTGCCTTAGATTTGCTTAAAACGCCCCAGCGTGCCGGCGTTTGCAGCATGCGCTCACCCCTGGTTTTTCTATCCACATGCATGCCTAAGAAGGCTTACAAACAATTCATTTGCGATCTACGGATGCAAAGTCTGTGCGATTATATCAGCCAAGTGCAAGATAGAGCTTTGACAAATGCAAACTGGCGCTTATTAGAAAAATCGCAAACGAATTTAAGCAAAAGAATTGCAAAAAACCTAAAAAACTCTATTTTAGACGAGCAATATGCCCTGAGTTCGGCCGCCAAATTGACAAAAATTTCCCATTTCCTGAAGGGCAAAAGAGATCAGGCCTTGTGCTCTCAAACAGCTTCTGCAAATGATAATCCAGGTTTTGAAATAAGAAGTGTTCATCTTCCGAAGGACTTAAGTACTCCTTTACATCTGTTAGCGAATGAGCAAAATAAGCCAGTCTCCCAATCTTACTCCTTTGTATTTCATGCCGTTAATCAACTGGATTCAAAAGATTTAACTCGTTCGCTCCCCGTGCTTATCCAACTGGCTGAGGAGGCTAAAGGTAGACAAGAATATCTGGCTTTGCACCATGCCCTTATCCATTTTTTTTCAAAAATACCTGTATTAGACACTTACCAGCTCACTGAGACTGAATACAAACAGCTCCTCACGCATTTGGGCAAAATTTCCGAAACTTTCTTTGAAACGTGTTTTCGGGTACCCAACCCTGAACGAATTCATCCAGAACGCTTGAATGTTTTGCTAAAAATTTTATACATGCAAAAACGTCTGATAGGATTTGAGGGAAATTTAGATTTAGGCTGTTTACGTTCTTCCTCTCCAAAAGACTCTTTGCTACAACCATTTTTCTTTAAAATTCTCGACTTCGAATTGCAGCGAGAATTTTACAATACGTTAAGTTTTTTTGATTCCTCCGCCGTTGAACACTGTTGGGGGAAGATGAGGCTCGATTTTTATCCAAACGGCGCTTTTACAAATCAATTGCCCAAGCTTTTCCCAGAAATCTCAAAAGAGCTAGCTAAAGAAAATGCTCAGTTTCTCTGTTTAAATGAAATAGGGCAAGCTGCATGCATTTATGCCAGCGATAAGCTTCCTGAGTGGTTCAAAAGCTTTAGAAATACCCATTTATATTTTCTTTATCTAAGTCACGGAGAGGCTATCAATCCTCCTACAGATAAGCTAGATTGCTCTATCTCATTTGATTTAACACATTCTTCACACGAATCAATCGTTAAGTTTTCAATAAAAGGCATTTCTGAAGATAAATTTCAGGAGCCAAATTTTCAAAAAAATAAAGAGTATTTTGAAAATTTAGTAAGACCGATCCAAAACCCTGAATTAAAAAAAATTACCGACTCTTTTTTAACTCGGAAATATTCCAAGGAATCAGAATTACTGAGCGATCATGTGAATAAACATTTTGAGGGGGTTTCGGATGAGTTGTACAAAATGCTCCGCCATATCCATATTCATCCACATCTCCAAATTTCCGAAACGTTAGCCTATTTTGAAAAAAATCCTAGCAAACTACACGATCCCGATTACCAAGTTCTTTTAGAAATTTTTTTCTTCCAGGGAAAGCTGCTAGCCAAGGAAATACAACTTCAGGGATTTGTTGGCCTGCTTGGAAATTTTTTAAGGCGTAACTACCAATCTGCCTGTGATAAAAATGCTATTCAAACAGCTGTATTTATATTAAAAATGCGCCGTTTATGCCAAGATTATCTGAGAGATGATCCCATTTTTGGTTATGAGCATCCCCTCTATGCTGACACATTCGATGACTTAAAAAGCCTTCTACGCCATGAAAACTTATCGGTGGAAGAAAAGAGCGTGATCCATGCCGAAATTGTGTCTCTGTTGTCAAGAAAACAAGATTTAGACCAACAATCAATTAAAGATTTACTTATAGGATCTTGCTATCTTCAACGCTATCCTGTCCCTGTGAAATGGATGTGCCCGGAAACGGATAAAAATGTTTTAAGTGCCATTCATATTCACGCTTATTCTATCAAAGAATTTTTCCTGAAAAAGGAAAAAAAGGAAATTTCCGCCTTCCTCTCCATTCTTTTAAAAGAAGTTCTAGGCATGGAAGAAATAAACAATTGGAATGCAATACGACAACCGGGCGAATTTCCTTACTTTGAATCGAATGATGGTACAAGAATCCTATATCATCCTCTTATTTCCCGTTTTTATATAAAAAATGAAGAGCTTATTCTTCCCATTGAAATTAGAGAACATGTGCATTTTAGGCAGCTATTTGGATCAGTCAAAAGGGGAATCCAACGAGCCAATGGAATTTATGAATTGCATTTAACTAATGGAAACCCAACTTTCATTCGATTACAAAACCGGCAGCTCATTATAGAACAACAGCGCCATCAAAAATGGTATCGCTTTATCCCTCAAGAAAGCTTAAGGGATGAAAACGGAAAATCCTCCTTTTTTAGCCACCATTTAGCTCGAAATTTTCAGCACTGGCTACCCCTTTCAGACTCTTCTCAGCTAGATTTGGTTCATCCTCAAACAGGCAAAACAACCTACCAAGCTCACCTATCAAACGACTGTATAAACAGAATTTTTAATCTCGAACAGAAAACAGCTCTACATTCTCCTTCCGACCGGGTTAGACATTTTGAAAATAAAGACTATATCCAGGAATGGTATTCAAAAAAATGGTATTCTAAAAATATTTGCACCCAAATCGAATTACCTCGTTTTGGCTTAAATTTTGAGCGCTATCTTAAAACAGGTAAACTTGTTTGTAGCCTATTTAAAGAGCAAGGCTTTTATCTCGCTAAAAAACAATACAGCCCCTTTCTTGGTGCCTATAAAAATGCTTTAATCCTGAAAAATGCTCAGGGAGCAAGAAAAGTTGTAATTCCTTACCATTTTTTTAAGAAACAGGAAGATGATAAACTAGAATCCCTTAAGCCTAAATACAGTTTGGAACAAAATATTTCGAACGCACTTCCTTCGGGGCAAAAGTTTTTTACCTACGATGTGAATAAGGAGGGAGAACTAAAAGCGCTCTCCAAAAAAGCGAATTTTTTTCTAGCCTATGTGCTGGCTGGCGTGGGAGAATATGCGACGGCCGCTAAGTACTTGAAGAAATACGGGACAAAATTAAGTGCTTATACCGAAGAAGAAAAAGAACTGCTTCTGCATTTAACCACCTTAGGCGATCTGATTGGCGATATGGATGGCAATGCAGTTGCCTTGCGCCTCTATGCGCACTATTTACTCATTAAAAATGGCGCTGATCACAATCAACCTGTTACAAAAAATGCTCTTAGCTCCTTCCCTGCCTGCTATAACACTTACTTGATGAAATACCATCACGCCACAGAGCTTAAACTTAACCGATACGAGGAGCTTTTTGTGCTTAAGTATTTGCTCAAGCAAAATTATGATCCCCTGCAATTTGTGCGCTTAAACGAGCTTGATTCAGCCTACGCTCAAACTTACGTTATTCCGCCAAAAGAAAACCCTAAAAATAGCTTTTGTTCCCCACATTCTTTTAAGAGAATGTTTTCCTCAAAATTTTCTAAAGAACACAAAACTTTTGATATTCAAACAGCCTTAATCACGCAGATAAATGTTTATATCCAATCTAGCTTTAACCAAATTTACGAAATGGCGCGAAATGGCTCGCTGCAAGAAAAAAAGTGGCTAAAAGTGGCCTTGCAATTTTACAAAAATGAAAAGACAAATTGGAAAGCCCTGATTGAATGTGTGATCAATTTTGCTGAAAAATTTACCCCGTTTGAAAAAACGCAAGCATGGTGGCAATCGATGCTTGAAACTGCCGATCAACTTGCAAAAGATGCTTTAAACTCTGAAATAGCGAAAGAATGTCCCCCAGATATTCCCCATCTAACTCCTCCCGATTTTAAGCTAGATGTTGAACTTGAGAAAATCAGCGCTATTCACCCCACTTATGCAGTTCCAAAGCTGCCCTTGTTTAAAACAGAATGTGAAAGGGAAAAATGTTTCAAACAAGCTAAAATTCAAGAAACAGGGGATCAAAATCTAAAAAATTGGTTAGAAGCTGAGGCTCTTCACCCCAGTAGCCCAGAACCGCTCTATCACCAAAAATTCGCTCAACTTAGCCAAGAGCTCAAGCAATTTAAACCTGAGCAGCCCTTTCAATATACGTTGGATAAAAAAGGGATTAAATCCATTGAGCAAATTTTAAATCGCGGAAAAGCAGAAGCAAAAGAGCAGCTACAGCGACTAAAAGTTAAAATAGCCGAAATTGCCAATACACGTTCATCTAATGCCTTTCAGAAGGTTTTAGAGCAGCACTTGCTCTTAGCAGGAGAACAAAAAGCATTAACTTTAGATGAGCTGATGGTTTGTTTTGGAAGAAAGGATACCGCTAGTCTGCTCAAAAAAAATCCCGGCCTTGATGCGCAGGTGATTGAAACCTTATTTAAATTAGTAGGGGAATACCTCGCCATTCAAACCAAAGAGCAGCAAAGACAGCGGGCAAGCGCACTTCTCAAGCAGGCCAAAGCTTGCAAGCCTTCCGAGGAAAAAAAAGAACTGACTCAGCAGCTTGCCACAGCTTTGCTTGAAACTAGGCAATACAACCCTAACGCTCACCCAGCCTATTTGGTATTTGAATATTACGCCAATATTTGCTTGCGCCAAGCCCAGGTGCAAAAGCTCGCTAAGTTTTTAGAAGCAGGGGATCTAAACCCCATCATGGAAATGATTATGGGCTCTGGCAAATCCAAAGTGCTACTTCCTCTATTAAGCTTGTTGCGCGCCGACAGAAACACCTTATCCACCCTGATCGTCCCCACTCCTCTTTTCAAAAGCGTAGCCACTGATACCCAAACCATCCTCAGCGAGACCTTCGCCATGCCCTTAAGAGCTTTGCATTTCGATCGCAGCACCACCTTCTCAGTGCATTCTCTGCAAACTATTCTAGACGATTTAAGAAGGGTTCAAAAAGAGCGAGAATGTCTGATTATGACAAGCAAAAGCTTGGAATGTTTTATTTTAAAATTTATGGAACGGTGCCACTATTTTATTCCCAAAGGGGAATTTCCTGAGGAATTAAAAATCATGGCCGAGATTCTCTCCCTATTAGCAACAAACTCCCATCCCTTGATAGACGAAGCCGATACTGTTTTAAACGTCTTACATGAAGTGTGTTTCAGCATAGGGGAAAAACAAGCTCACAATAAAGATGCCATCGTCACCATTTCGCTTTTATTGGAATTGCTTTTCACCGATCCCGAGCTCAAAGCCCTCGGCCAGTTAGATAGCGATCCACAGCCAGACTCACAAGCGCCTATTTTTACAGAAGAGCTGTATCACCAAAAGATCAAAGCGCTGCTCGCGGAAAAATTTGTAGAACGTTTGGAAAACACCCTCTTTGACACAAATTCTACCACGCATAACATACAGAATTTCTTAAAATCGCTTGATCGCACCCAAAAGAACCTAGTGCTGGCGTATTTATGTCGCGAACCTTCCCATATTTTTTCGGCGCAAAATTTTTACGATGCTCAGCAAGACGATGTGAAAAATATTCTAGCCCTCGCAGCCGAAGAGGTCTCTAGCTTCCTGCCACATACCTTAAGTAAAGGGATTAATAAAAAATACGGTTTAGATCTTGAAAGCCAAAGTAGTATTGCCATCCCTTATAGTGCAGCTAATACGCCAAGTAAAGGCTCCCAGTTTGCCAATCCGTTCATCACCATGAACTACACTTTTCAATACTATGCCAAAGAAAATGTGAGCGAGGCCATTATCATGCAAGAGATTGAACGGCTTCAAATCAAAGCTATGCATGAGATGAAGGATAGTCCTCACTTAACTCTTGAAAAGACAGACGCCTGGAAAACGTTTTGCAAGATTAGAGGCCCTTTAACGACTCCCTTATTTAATCTCAATCAACTGCATATCCAGCAGCTCACCCAGCATGTGAATGCCAGCATCCCGCAAAAAAATACTTTTGTGATGCATGCCATCTTGCCTCAGCTGGAAATCTTTAGCCACAAAATCAGCTGCAATCCCCACAATTTAATTGGACTATTTAAAAAGAATCTCTCTGGCTTCACGGGCACGCTTTGGAATAGCCAAAGCATGCATTCTAAGCTTAATCCGGAAGCCGAAGTGGGCACCGACATTAAAACCATCAAACTTCTTCATCAGCATAGCTTAAACGAAGTGTATGTGATCAAAGAGGGCTCAACCGCTGAAATGCTTGCTGAACTTGAACGGCAAAAAATCAAATTTGATTTAATGAGCGATGCGGGAGGCTATTTTAAAGAAGGGGGAAATGCGGCGATTGCTAAAACGCTTGCCCGGAAAAATGGAAACCCGGTCGTGTTTTACAACCGAAAAAATGAGCAAGTAGAAACTGATGGGGAACGGGAGATTCCTTTAAACGAATCAAAAACCTCCCTAGATAAAAGGCAAACCTTCCTCGACCAAAGCCATACGACAGGAGCGGATGTCCCCCAAAAAATGGGGGCTATTGGGATTGTGACCCTCGATCAAAATATGTTGCTGCGCGATCTTTTACAAGCTGCTTGGCGCTTACGCGGGCTTGAAAATAAAGCCCAACGGGTAAAATTTGTTTTAACCGAAGAAGTGGAATCCATTATTCAGCAAAAGCTCCAGATTGCACATAAACCAACCTTTTGCGATATATTGCGCTTTACCATCCTTAACCAAGCTAAACAGCAAGGAAACGATAATTTTAAGGCCCTGAGGCAAGAGTTAGAGCAGGCTTTCCAAAGTATTCTGCTAGATGCTTTGATCGATATGACCTATTCCGAGGAAGAAAAAAAGCTGCTTTTTAATTACCTGCAAAAAACATGGATTCAAGAAGACAATGCTCCTCCAAAAAACCTATATGGAACAATCAGTAGAGAAGAAGATAGCACTTTGGTTCGTCAAACAGTTGAAAGAGATTACTTAGAAAAAATTCAAACTCTCTTTTCAAATTTTCCTTTCCTCGAGCAAAAGGGACTTTCCTGCGAAGTCATCGAAACTAGCATTAAGCAAATTTGTAAAAAGCATCAACACTCGCTTGCTGCTAAAGTTTTAGTGCCCATTCGCTCGATTGATTCTGATCAAACCGCAGAACGAGAACAAGAAACCGAAATAGAAAACGAACTAGAAGTTCAAGCACAGAAGGAAAGGGAAAATATTCAGCTTGGCCGTATTGAAAGCTTCTTAGGCATATTTCCCCTTAAAATGCTCGAATTGCATTTTTCGGCTATCCCAGGCGATGTTTTAAGTAGCAGGACGCCAATCCCTCGGCCTTATATGGCACCTTATTTTGAAATGAAAGATTATTGCCCTTATGATCCCATTTTGAAAGACTATGCCGAGGCATTTGAGGGAATCAGCATTTCCATCAATGCAATTGAGTGGTATGAAGTTCATCCGGCCATAAAAGATTTCAAATTATTAGGCAATCACCGTGTCCCTTTTCACTATGTCCAAGTGATCGAAGGCCAGGCTGTCATCCTGAGCCAAGATGACGTAAGGGATGAGAAAAACGAAAAAAATAATTTATATCGCTTAGGTCTAGGATATTATGATCAATCCCGTCCTGTCCCAAAGGACCTTCTCAAAAAAATCGTCAAAATTGAATTTCTGAATGGAGAATCCTCTTATTCGGAAGAAAAACAGAAAATTTTAAGAGAATGGTTTGCTGAACAAGGGGTGGAAAAAATGCAAATGCTCTTTCAAAAACACATTTTAGCAGGATTTCCCGATAAAACCGCTGCTTATGCCCATAGTCACTTGCAGAAAATTTTCCGGGAAATGTCTAGCTGA
- a CDS encoding glycosyltransferase family 2 protein, which yields MTESIGVVLITHCAKKHLPFCLPPLLNSSLKPRILVVNSSSYDGTVELAQSLGAETLVIKRALFNHGSTRELARKYLNTDIVVMMTPDAYLTHPQGLEYLLEPIFQRKASITYARQIAHTGADFFEAFPREFNYPAQSHLRGIEDAAQFGAYIFFCSNSCAAYRNQALDEIGGFPAVLLGEDTAVVAQLLRKGHRIAYVAEAVVHHSHRYSLKQEFERHFDTGLARKKLQALLQGGGLDSDRGKRYAQEMFKRLLKNQPLMIPYAILHILAKWMGYKIGRMSCRAPLWLKKKLSSQDFYWVSQDFTQGCSN from the coding sequence ATGACCGAGTCTATAGGTGTAGTATTGATCACCCATTGTGCGAAAAAGCATTTACCCTTTTGTTTGCCACCTCTCTTAAATTCATCCTTGAAACCTCGTATCCTTGTGGTGAATTCCTCTTCTTACGATGGAACTGTTGAGCTAGCGCAATCGCTGGGCGCAGAAACTTTGGTGATTAAACGCGCTTTGTTTAATCACGGGTCTACCAGGGAATTGGCTCGGAAGTATCTCAATACCGACATTGTGGTGATGATGACACCCGATGCGTATCTGACACATCCGCAAGGGTTAGAATATTTGCTAGAGCCTATTTTTCAAAGAAAAGCGTCCATTACCTATGCCCGCCAAATCGCCCATACAGGCGCGGACTTTTTTGAAGCCTTTCCCCGAGAATTTAACTACCCTGCACAAAGCCATCTAAGAGGGATTGAGGATGCTGCCCAATTTGGAGCTTATATTTTTTTCTGCTCAAATTCCTGTGCGGCTTATCGCAACCAAGCCTTAGATGAAATAGGGGGATTTCCTGCAGTTCTCTTAGGAGAAGATACGGCTGTTGTGGCGCAATTATTAAGAAAAGGGCATCGCATTGCTTATGTGGCAGAAGCGGTTGTCCATCACTCCCATCGCTACTCCTTGAAGCAAGAATTTGAACGTCATTTTGACACCGGACTCGCGAGGAAAAAGCTTCAAGCCTTATTACAAGGAGGGGGCTTAGATAGCGATAGAGGGAAAAGATACGCTCAAGAAATGTTTAAAAGGCTTTTAAAAAATCAGCCTTTGATGATCCCTTATGCCATTTTGCATATTCTTGCTAAATGGATGGGGTATAAAATCGGCAGAATGAGTTGCCGCGCTCCTTTATGGTTAAAAAAGAAATTAAGCAGCCAAGATTTTTATTGGGTTTCCCAAGATTTCACTCAAGGCTGCTCAAATTAG